TTTACAGCCAACTGCCCGCCATCGACCGCCTGCTGCGTGAACCCGCGATTGAACCGCTGGTGGCGCAGCATGGCCAGACGCTGATCGGCGAACTGCTGCGCCGGCTGCAGGCCGAGGCGCGCGCCGCTATCAGGCAACAGCAACGTTTACCCGCCTGGTGCGGCGACTGGCCGCAGGCGCTGCGGGCCGAGCTGGCCCGACAGCAACGCCCGGCTTTGCTGCCGGTGTTCAACCTCAGCGGCACCGTGCTGCACACCAACCTCGGGCGCGCCCTGCTGGCGCAGCCGGTGAAGGATGCGGTGAACGCGGTGATGGGGGAGGCGGTGACGCTGGAGTACGATCTGGACGGCGCCGGGCGTGGCCATCGCGATCGGGCGGTGGCGGATCTGCTGTGCCGGCTGACCGGCGCGGAAGACGCCTGCATCGTCAATAACAACGCGGCGGCGGTGCTGCTGATGCTGGCGGCGATCGCCCCCGGCAAAGAGGTGGTGGTGTCGCGCGGCGAGCTGGTGGAAATCGGCGGCGCGTTCCGCATTCCCGACGTGATGCGCCAGGCCGGCTGTCAATTGGTCGAGGTCGGCACCACCAACCGCACCCATCTGAAGGATTACCGCCAGGCCATCAACGAGCAGACTGGTTTGTTAATGAAAGTGCACACCAGCAACTACAGCATTCAGGGCTTTACCGCGGCGGTCGACGAGGCCGAACTGGCGCAGCTCGGGGCCGAACAGGGCGTGCCGACCGCCACCGATCTGGGCAGCGGCTCGCTGATCGATATGGCGCAGTACGGCCTGCCCGCCGAGCCGATGCCGCAGCGGCTGCTGGCCGCCGGCGTCGATCTGGTGACGTTCTCCGGCGATAAGCTGCTGGGCGGCCCGCAGGCTGGCATCATCGTCGGCAAAAAGGCGCTGATCGCGCGCCTGCAGCAGCATCCGCTCAAACGCGCGCTGCGCGTCGGCAAGCTGACGCTGGCGGCCCTGGAGGCCACGCTGCGGCTTTATTTGCAGCCGGAAAAACTGGCTGAGCAGCTGCCGACGCTGCGGCTGCTGACCCGCCCGCAGCAGGAGATGCAACAGGCGGCCGAGCGGCTGCTGGCGGCGCTGACGCCGCGGTTCACCACCGATTTCGACCTGCGCGCCGAACCCTGCTGGTCGCAGATAGGCAGCGGTTCGCTGCCGGTGGATCGCCTGCCCAGCTATGCCCTGACCTTCACGCCGCGCGACGGCCGCGGCGCCACGCTGGAAGCGCTGGCCGAACGCTGGCGCCGTCTGCCGCAGCCGGTGATCGGCCGCCTCGGCGACGGCCGGCTGTGGCTGGATCTGCGCTGTCTGGAACAGGAAGGGGCGCTGATCGCAGCGCTGAGCGCATCATGATCATCGCCACCGCCGGCCATGTCGATCATGGCAAAACCACCCTGCTGCAGGCGATCTCCGGGATCAACGCGGATCGCCTGCCGGAAGAAAAGCGCCGCGGCATGACCATCGATCTGGGTTACGCCTACTGGCCGCAGCCGGACGGCCGGGTGCTGGGCTTTATCGACGTGCCCGGCCACGAGAAATTCCTCGCCAACATGCTGGCGGGCGTCGGCGGCATCGACCATGCGTTGCTGGTGGTGGCCTGCGACGACGGCGTGATGGCGCAAACCCGCGAGCATCTGGCGATCCTGCGCCTGAGCGGGCGCCCGGCGCTGACGGTGGCGCTGACCAAGGCCGACCGGGTGGAGGCGGCGCGTGTCGATGAGGTGCGCGGTCAGGTGCGCGACGAGCTGGCGAGCCAGGGGTGGCCCGATGCGCCGCTGTTCGTGACCGCGGCGGCGGCGGGCGAGGGCATCGAGGCGCTGCGCGCGCATTTGCTGGCGTTGTCGCCCGCTGAACATGCGCTGACGCGCCGTTTTCGCCTGGCGGTAGACCGCGCGTTCAGCGTCAAAGGGGCGGGGCTGGTGGTGACCGGCACCGCGCTCGGCGGCCGGGTGAAGGTGGGGGATACGCTGTGGCTGACCGGCGCCGACGCGCCGGTGCGGGTGCGCGGCCTGCATGCCCAGAATCAGACCGTGGAACATGCGCAGGCCGGGCAGCGCATTGCGCTTAACATCAGCGGCGATGTCGATAAAGAGCGGGTCGCGCGCGGCGATTGGCTGCTGGCGCAGCGTCCGCACGAAGCGGCGGAACGCATTCTGGTGGCGCTGGAGACGGATCGGCCGATCCGCCATTGGCAGCCGCTGCATCTGCACCATGCCGCCAGCCACATCACCGGGCGCATCTCGTTGCTGAACGACGGGCTGGCGGAACTGATCCTCGATCGTCCGCTGTGGTTGGCGCAGAACGATCGGCTGGTGCTGCGCGATATCGGCGCGCGGCAAACGCTGGGCGCGGCTCGGGTGCTCAGGCTGAATGCGCCCAAGCGCGGCAAGCGTCAGCCGGACTATCTGGCATGGCTGCAAGCCCTGGCGCTGGCGCAAGACGATGCGCAGGCGCTGGCGCTTGAATTGCCGCACGGCGCGCTGTCACTGGCAGCGTTCGCCTGGGCGCGTCAATTGACGGACGATGGCCTGGACGAGCTGCTGGCGAACCGCGATCTGCTGATCGTCGGTGACCGGGCGCTGGCGCAGGATCAGGTGCAACAGGCGGAAAGCCGCCTGCTGCAGGTGCTGGCGGAGTACCACCAACAGCACGCCGATCAGCTGGGCTTAGGGCGCGCCCGCCTGCGGCGCATGGCCCTGCCTCAGCAGCCGGAAACGCTGGTGTTTATGATGATCGATCGGCTGCTGCGGGCCGGCGCGCTGCGCAATACGCGCGGCTGGCTGCACCTGCCGGAACACGGCCTGGCGTTCAGCGCCGAAGAGGCGCCGCTGTGGGCGCGCATCGAACCGCTGTTCGGCGACGAGCCGTGGTGGGTGCGCGATCTGGCGAGCGAGCTGGGCGAAGAGGAGAGCCGGGTGCGCGCGCTGTTGCGCAAGGCGGCTCAGCTGGGCCATGTGACGGCGGTGGTGGTGGATCGCTACTACCTCAGCCGACGCATCGATCAGTTCGCGGCGCTGATCCGCGAGCTGGATGCGGAGCGCGGGGGCGCCAACGCCGCCGATTTCCGCGATCGGCTCGGCGTCGGGCGCAAGCTGGCGATCCAGGTGCTGGAGTTCTTCGATCGCAGCGGCTTTACCCGCCGCAAGGGCAACGAGCATCTGCTG
Above is a window of Serratia nematodiphila DZ0503SBS1 DNA encoding:
- the selA gene encoding L-seryl-tRNA(Sec) selenium transferase, which codes for MSTESHLLYSQLPAIDRLLREPAIEPLVAQHGQTLIGELLRRLQAEARAAIRQQQRLPAWCGDWPQALRAELARQQRPALLPVFNLSGTVLHTNLGRALLAQPVKDAVNAVMGEAVTLEYDLDGAGRGHRDRAVADLLCRLTGAEDACIVNNNAAAVLLMLAAIAPGKEVVVSRGELVEIGGAFRIPDVMRQAGCQLVEVGTTNRTHLKDYRQAINEQTGLLMKVHTSNYSIQGFTAAVDEAELAQLGAEQGVPTATDLGSGSLIDMAQYGLPAEPMPQRLLAAGVDLVTFSGDKLLGGPQAGIIVGKKALIARLQQHPLKRALRVGKLTLAALEATLRLYLQPEKLAEQLPTLRLLTRPQQEMQQAAERLLAALTPRFTTDFDLRAEPCWSQIGSGSLPVDRLPSYALTFTPRDGRGATLEALAERWRRLPQPVIGRLGDGRLWLDLRCLEQEGALIAALSAS
- the selB gene encoding selenocysteine-specific translation elongation factor, producing MIIATAGHVDHGKTTLLQAISGINADRLPEEKRRGMTIDLGYAYWPQPDGRVLGFIDVPGHEKFLANMLAGVGGIDHALLVVACDDGVMAQTREHLAILRLSGRPALTVALTKADRVEAARVDEVRGQVRDELASQGWPDAPLFVTAAAAGEGIEALRAHLLALSPAEHALTRRFRLAVDRAFSVKGAGLVVTGTALGGRVKVGDTLWLTGADAPVRVRGLHAQNQTVEHAQAGQRIALNISGDVDKERVARGDWLLAQRPHEAAERILVALETDRPIRHWQPLHLHHAASHITGRISLLNDGLAELILDRPLWLAQNDRLVLRDIGARQTLGAARVLRLNAPKRGKRQPDYLAWLQALALAQDDAQALALELPHGALSLAAFAWARQLTDDGLDELLANRDLLIVGDRALAQDQVQQAESRLLQVLAEYHQQHADQLGLGRARLRRMALPQQPETLVFMMIDRLLRAGALRNTRGWLHLPEHGLAFSAEEAPLWARIEPLFGDEPWWVRDLASELGEEESRVRALLRKAAQLGHVTAVVVDRYYLSRRIDQFAALIRELDAERGGANAADFRDRLGVGRKLAIQVLEFFDRSGFTRRKGNEHLLRDGGLFGN